A window from Odocoileus virginianus isolate 20LAN1187 ecotype Illinois chromosome 24, Ovbor_1.2, whole genome shotgun sequence encodes these proteins:
- the KRT77 gene encoding keratin, type II cytoskeletal 1b: MSHQFSSQSAFSSRSRRIYSSGSSAGSGGGSCAVRSVCQARGRCASGGGGYGSHARGFTSRSLYNLGGSKSISISLVGRSASGFCHGGGAGGGFGGGRSFGGGGFGGRGFGGGGYGGGGLGGAGFRGGNLGLGGFGPSCPPGGIQEVTINQSLLQPLHLEVDPEIQRVKMQEREQIMVLNNKFASFIDKVRFLEQQNQVLQTKWELLQQVNTSTQTNNLEPIFESYISKLQKQVDFLRAEQMRQSSEIRSMQDVVDDYKNKYEEEINRRTSGENEFVVLKKDVDSAYLSKVDLQSKADTLLEEVDFLKYLFQSELSQMQTNITDTSVILSMDNNRSLDLDSIIDAVRIQYEEIAQRSKDEAEALYQTKYQELQITAGRHGDELKTSRTEISELNLTIQRLQAEIGNIKKQIEQVHTIISDAEERGHQALQDAQQKLQDLEAALQQSKEELARLLRDYQALLGAKLSLDVEIATYRKLLEGEESRMSGELQSQVSISVQSSQLTIGGGARGSGGYSGGGGYGGGGYGGGGGYAGGSSSGSYGGGGFRGGSGGYGGGSRGGSGGGYESGGGSHGGSSISSSKYRGRKGGTSGMQIIQTSTSTSHRRILE; encoded by the exons ATGAGCCACCAGTTTAGCTCCCAGTCAGCGTTCAGCTCCAGGAGCAGGCGGATTTacagctctggttcctctgcgggCTCTGGTGGTGGGAGCTGCGCTGTGAGGTCCGTGTGTCAGGCCCGAGGGAGGTGTgctagtggtggtggtgggtatGGAAGCCATGCAAGGGGGTTTACCTCCAGGAGCCTATACAATCTGGGTGGCAGTAAAAGCATCTCCATCAGCCTAGTGGGGAGAAGTGCCAGTGGTTTCTGCCATggtgggggagcaggaggggggTTTGGAGGAGGCAGGAGCTTTGGAGGTGGTGGTTTTGGGGGTCGTGGCTTTGGAGGTGGTGGCTATGGAGGAGGTGGTCTTGGGGGTGCTGGGTTTAGGGGTGGCAATTTGGGGCTTGGGGGCTTTGGTCCTTCTTGTCCCCCAGGGGGTATCCAAGAAGTGACCATTAACCAGAGCCTCTTACAACCACTTCACCTGGAGGTGGACCCTGAAATTCAGAGGGTTAAGATGCAGGAGCGGGAGCAGATCATGGTTCTGAACAACAAGTTTGCCTCCTTCATTGACAAG GTGCGATTTCTGGAGCAGCAGAATCAGGTGCTCCAGACAAAATGGGAGCTACTGCAGCAGGTAAACACGTCGACTCAGACCAACAATCTGGAGCCCATCTTTGAAAGCTACATTAGCAAGCTGCAGAAGCAGGTGGATTTTCTCAGAGCGGAGCAGATGCGCCAGAGCTCGGAGATCAGGAGCATGCAGGATGTTGTGGATGACTACAAGAACAA GTATGAGGAAGAAATCAACCGGAGGACCAGTGGCGAGAATGAATTTGTTGTCCTGAAGAAG GATGTGGATTCTGCTTATCTGAGCAAAGTGGACCTACAGTCCAAGGCAGACACTCTGCTTGAGGAGGTTGatttcctgaaatatttatttcaatcg GAGCTGTCTCAGATGCAGACCAACATCACTGACACCAGCGTCATCCTGTCCATGGACAATAACCGCTCCCTGGATTTGGACAGCATTATCGATGCCGTGCGGATTCAGTACGAGGAGATTGCACAAAGGAGCAAGGATGAGGCTGAGGCCCTGTACCAGACCAAG TACCAGGAGCTCCAGATCACAGCGGGAAGACATGGAGACGAGCTGAAGACCAGCAGGACGGAGATCTCCGAACTCAACCTCACCATCCAGAGGCTGCAGGCAGAGATTGGCAACATCAAGAAGCAG ATCGAGCAGGTGCACACCATCATTTCTGATGCAGAGGAGAGGGGACACCAGGCCCTCCAGGATGCACAGCAGAAGCTGCAGGACCTGGAGGCTGCCCTGCAGCAGTCCAAGGAGGAGCTGGCCCGCCTGCTGCGTGACTACCAGGCGCTGCTGGGAGCTAAGCTGTCCCTGGACGTGGAGATTGCCACCTACCGCAAGCTGCTGGAGGGCGAGGAGAGCAG GATGTCAGGGGAGCTGCAGAGCCAAGTGAGCATCT CTGTGCAGAGCAGCCAGCTCACCATCGGCGGAGGTGCCCGGGGCTCTGGAGGTTACAGCGGAGGCGGAGGTTACGGAGGCGGAGGTTACGGAGGCGGCGGCGGTTACGCCGGCGGCAGCAGCAGTGGAAGCTACGGCGGCGGCGGCTTCCGCGGGGGCTCGGGCGGCTACGGAGGGGGCTCTCGAGGGGGCAGTGGAGGCGGTTATGAGAGCGGCGGTGGGAGCCACGGAGGGAGTAGCATAAGTAGCAGCAAGTACCGGGGCAGAAAAGGCGGCACCTCCGGAATGCAGATAATCCAAACGTCTACCAGCACCTCCCACAGGCGAATCCTGGAGTAG